A stretch of Vibrio aphrogenes DNA encodes these proteins:
- a CDS encoding general secretion pathway protein GspB → MMSQVMQALKQSEQAYQAQMPASNGPLRQPASMRAEKRSHYIKATLFVLPLLVVAAMVYPMLIKTKERPQLEAISQSSMAADLGSLQGIKREDPVAQRLSYPELKTLRPLPGSFIVDSRASAAAKPIVKPLVAKQSVSHNTSVPTPVTTNADNSNQSSTGKIIQTDQVNVNDGREDWNVDHLDLSGLSPELAEKFQSALQAHPDSVGASAKRKPSSQQLSDAINLVGNETRFRGRLPAMNFETHMYSSRADSRWIKVNGKNVHEGEWIIDPVVKLQQILPGSLLIQFDNHIIQIPALYEWAG, encoded by the coding sequence ATGATGTCACAAGTGATGCAAGCGTTAAAACAATCGGAACAAGCCTACCAAGCGCAAATGCCAGCTTCGAATGGGCCACTTCGTCAGCCAGCGTCAATGAGGGCAGAAAAACGCAGCCACTACATAAAAGCTACTTTATTTGTGTTGCCTTTGTTGGTGGTGGCCGCCATGGTTTATCCAATGCTTATAAAGACGAAAGAGCGCCCTCAGTTAGAGGCAATAAGCCAATCAAGTATGGCGGCTGACTTGGGTTCATTACAGGGTATAAAGAGGGAGGATCCAGTTGCTCAGCGGCTGTCTTACCCTGAGCTTAAAACGCTTCGCCCTTTACCAGGAAGCTTTATTGTTGATTCGAGAGCGAGCGCAGCGGCCAAGCCTATCGTTAAACCGTTGGTCGCTAAACAGTCGGTCTCACATAATACGAGTGTTCCAACACCAGTAACGACAAACGCGGATAATTCTAATCAGTCGTCAACCGGTAAAATCATCCAAACCGATCAAGTGAACGTGAACGATGGCCGAGAAGACTGGAATGTGGATCACTTGGATCTTTCTGGGTTATCTCCTGAGTTAGCGGAAAAGTTTCAATCTGCGTTACAAGCACACCCTGATTCAGTGGGAGCGTCAGCTAAGAGGAAACCCTCCTCTCAACAACTGAGCGATGCTATTAATTTAGTGGGAAATGAGACTAGGTTTCGTGGTCGATTACCAGCAATGAACTTTGAAACCCACATGTACTCATCGAGAGCCGACAGTCGTTGGATCAAAGTGAATGGGAAAAACGTCCACGAAGGCGAATGGATCATTGATCCTGTGGTGAAGTTGCAGCAAATATTGCCAGGAAGCTTATTGATTCAGTTTGATAATCACATTATTCAGATCCCTGCTTTATATGAGTGGGCGGGCTAA
- a CDS encoding uracil-xanthine permease family protein: protein MLKVLQGAQMLFVAFGALVLVPLLTGLDPSVALFGAGIGTLLFQFVTKRQVPIFLASSFAFIAPIMYGVQTWGIPSTLGGLMAAGVVYVILATIIRIRGVGFIHRLLPPVVVGPVIMVIGLGLAPAAVNMALGKSGDGGTQLVMHDTALWISSISLLVTIGLSIFGKGWFKLIPIFGGILSGYCASVVFGVVDFTPVQQASWLSLPNFTFPEFNINAVLFMIPVAIAPAVEHVGDILAISNVTGKNYLKKPGLHRTMAGDGVATMAAAFFGAPPNTTYSEVTGAVMLTKAFNPVIMTWTAITALVLAFVGKLGAILQTIPVPVMGGIMILLFGSIAVVGLNTLIKNQVDLHKSRNLVIVAVTLVFGIGGMAFGIGEFSLQGVSLCGIVAIILNLVLPQDIGENHIVDNAQMEDGDTNTNK from the coding sequence ATGTTAAAAGTATTGCAGGGAGCACAAATGTTATTCGTAGCATTTGGCGCATTAGTTCTCGTTCCATTGCTAACCGGGTTAGATCCGAGTGTGGCATTATTTGGTGCGGGTATTGGTACATTATTATTTCAATTCGTGACGAAGCGGCAAGTCCCTATTTTCCTAGCTTCCTCTTTTGCTTTTATTGCCCCAATTATGTACGGAGTTCAAACTTGGGGGATTCCGAGCACCTTAGGTGGTTTAATGGCAGCAGGGGTTGTGTATGTTATTTTAGCAACCATCATTCGCATTCGAGGTGTGGGTTTTATTCATCGCTTATTACCGCCAGTGGTCGTTGGCCCGGTGATCATGGTGATCGGGTTAGGTTTAGCACCCGCAGCCGTCAATATGGCTCTGGGGAAAAGCGGCGACGGTGGTACCCAATTAGTGATGCATGACACCGCACTGTGGATCTCTTCTATTTCCTTATTAGTGACCATCGGCTTGAGTATTTTCGGCAAAGGATGGTTTAAATTGATCCCTATCTTTGGTGGGATTTTAAGTGGTTACTGTGCCAGTGTTGTCTTTGGTGTGGTTGACTTTACTCCGGTTCAACAAGCTTCTTGGTTATCTCTTCCTAATTTTACCTTCCCTGAATTTAATATTAACGCGGTTCTTTTTATGATTCCGGTGGCGATCGCACCTGCGGTGGAGCATGTAGGGGATATTTTAGCCATCTCTAATGTAACGGGTAAAAATTATCTGAAAAAACCGGGGTTACACCGCACGATGGCTGGTGATGGGGTAGCCACTATGGCGGCGGCATTTTTTGGCGCACCACCGAATACGACCTATTCAGAAGTGACTGGCGCGGTGATGTTAACCAAAGCCTTTAACCCGGTGATCATGACTTGGACCGCTATTACCGCATTGGTTTTGGCTTTTGTTGGTAAGTTAGGGGCAATTTTACAAACTATTCCCGTACCGGTGATGGGCGGTATTATGATCTTATTATTTGGATCGATTGCCGTCGTGGGTTTGAATACTTTGATCAAAAATCAGGTCGATTTACACAAGTCTCGCAATCTGGTTATTGTCGCTGTGACACTGGTTTTTGGGATCGGTGGTATGGCATTTGGTATTGGTGAGTTTAGCTTACAAGGTGTGAGTCTCTGCGGTATTGTGGCGATCATCTTAAACTTAGTGCTACCTCAAGATATTGGTGAAAATCACATCGTTGATAATGCCCAAATGGAAGATGGTGACACTAACACCAATAAATAA
- a CDS encoding patatin-like phospholipase family protein, whose protein sequence is MKRFRIVIGAFSLALLSLSASAQQVMPDGSTRPTIAVVLAGGGAKGAAHIGVLQVLEELHIPVDIVTGTSMGSYVGGLYALGMTAEDIQKTVQGIDWNSGYNDRVGRSERRVRDKEYDDRYQLHTDLGLRWLEVKVPKGVVQGQNMLQILRQSTGNLPAFDSFDQLPVHYRAVATDIVNLKPVIIQEGEIVDAMMASMSVPGALPPYPYKGMLLVDGGVTDNMPVGLARAMGADVIIAVDISTDYKTGEQLNTFLSVGNQLSNYLVRRSTQEQTDLLSSQDVLIKPAVGQMSTTDFSQMPEAYGLGYQAALAHKQVLAQYSIDAQAYRAYQMTKTEKRKAFKSGADLEIKQVNIDNNSHYNEKLLLARLDIKAGQEYTSEQIEQKVRDLYALDRFERVSYDYQDNGDGTTDLNLKVNEKEWGPNYLDFRFFMEDNFQNSSKYSIGMTSNFTDLDDSGAELRANVEIGTDKFFGLELYYPLTYDQQYFLSLEGSYSDEKSNFFIPESYDFSSSYTGQTELSDTENSLPVDYVKWVGDFAIGYQPTLWQELRLGLRYTEGNTSLAGLPAFGDEDYTRQAAYVRYRLDTLDDFNFPTTGYYADVEYLYSFDDYDDESDEKVAEVSTMFMLAKSYQKHTLVGRFDYGVVDSDSSDLPIDPKELGGFLNLSGIPRDSLLGRNKAYTSLVYRYKWFDNDFGLFKSPVYIGGSLEYGGVWNDTNKKWDSDSMYAAGTVFTGVDSPIGPIILAYGQTEEGYRSAYLMIGSMF, encoded by the coding sequence TTGAAACGCTTTCGTATTGTAATAGGTGCTTTTTCTCTGGCGTTATTGAGTCTGTCTGCCAGTGCTCAACAAGTAATGCCAGATGGCTCGACTCGTCCTACCATTGCGGTGGTATTGGCTGGAGGCGGGGCTAAAGGGGCCGCTCATATCGGGGTCTTACAGGTTTTAGAAGAGCTTCATATTCCGGTGGATATCGTCACTGGCACCAGTATGGGCTCTTATGTCGGTGGACTGTATGCTTTAGGAATGACGGCAGAGGATATTCAAAAAACCGTACAAGGCATTGATTGGAATAGCGGCTATAACGATCGTGTTGGTCGTAGCGAGCGAAGAGTCAGAGATAAAGAGTACGATGACCGCTATCAATTACACACGGATTTGGGCTTACGCTGGTTAGAAGTGAAGGTGCCTAAAGGGGTGGTACAAGGTCAAAACATGTTGCAAATTTTGCGTCAAAGTACGGGCAATTTGCCAGCCTTTGATTCTTTCGATCAACTTCCTGTGCACTACCGGGCTGTTGCCACTGATATCGTTAATTTAAAGCCGGTGATTATTCAAGAGGGCGAAATTGTTGACGCTATGATGGCAAGTATGTCGGTTCCCGGCGCTTTGCCACCTTACCCTTATAAAGGCATGTTGTTGGTGGATGGCGGTGTGACTGACAATATGCCGGTAGGGTTAGCGCGTGCGATGGGAGCAGATGTTATTATTGCTGTCGACATCAGTACCGATTACAAAACGGGAGAACAACTAAACACCTTCTTGAGTGTCGGTAATCAATTATCTAATTATTTAGTTCGTCGCAGCACACAAGAGCAAACGGACTTACTGAGTTCGCAAGACGTCTTGATTAAACCGGCGGTCGGGCAAATGAGCACTACCGATTTTTCACAAATGCCGGAAGCGTATGGGTTAGGTTATCAAGCTGCGTTAGCACATAAGCAAGTTTTAGCCCAATATTCGATTGATGCGCAGGCTTATCGAGCCTATCAAATGACGAAAACAGAAAAACGTAAAGCCTTCAAAAGCGGTGCGGATCTTGAAATAAAACAAGTCAATATCGATAACAACAGTCATTACAATGAAAAATTACTGTTAGCGCGTTTGGATATTAAGGCTGGTCAGGAATACACCTCAGAACAAATTGAACAAAAAGTGCGAGATTTGTATGCCTTAGATCGATTTGAACGAGTGTCCTATGATTATCAAGATAATGGAGATGGGACCACCGATTTAAACTTGAAAGTGAATGAAAAAGAGTGGGGGCCGAATTATTTAGATTTTCGCTTTTTCATGGAAGATAACTTTCAGAACTCCAGTAAATATTCGATAGGCATGACCAGTAATTTTACCGATTTAGACGATAGTGGTGCTGAGTTACGCGCGAATGTTGAAATCGGTACCGATAAATTTTTTGGTTTAGAGCTGTATTACCCTCTGACTTATGATCAGCAATACTTTCTATCGCTCGAAGGTTCTTATAGCGATGAAAAATCGAATTTTTTCATTCCTGAATCCTATGATTTTTCTAGCAGCTATACGGGGCAAACTGAATTATCGGATACAGAAAATTCATTGCCGGTCGATTATGTTAAGTGGGTGGGGGATTTCGCCATTGGTTATCAACCCACCTTATGGCAAGAGCTCAGGTTAGGTCTACGTTATACCGAAGGAAATACCAGTTTAGCTGGGCTTCCTGCTTTTGGAGATGAAGATTACACCAGACAAGCCGCCTATGTTCGATATCGCCTTGATACCTTAGATGACTTTAACTTCCCAACCACAGGTTATTATGCTGATGTCGAATATTTATATTCATTTGATGATTATGATGATGAGTCAGATGAGAAAGTGGCGGAAGTCAGCACCATGTTTATGTTAGCGAAAAGTTATCAAAAGCACACCTTGGTCGGTCGTTTTGATTATGGTGTGGTTGACAGCGATAGTTCTGATTTACCGATAGATCCGAAAGAACTAGGTGGTTTTCTGAATTTATCTGGCATACCAAGAGACAGCTTACTTGGGCGAAATAAAGCTTACACCAGTTTAGTGTACCGTTATAAATGGTTCGATAATGACTTTGGGCTATTCAAATCTCCGGTCTATATTGGTGGCTCGCTGGAATATGGTGGGGTTTGGAATGATACCAATAAAAAGTGGGATAGCGACTCCATGTATGCGGCAGGAACCGTATTTACTGGGGTAGATTCGCCAATCGGCCCGATTATTTTGGCGTATGGTCAAACGGAGGAAGGTTACCGTTCGGCCTATCTGATGATAGGGTCAATGTTTTGA
- the acnB gene encoding bifunctional aconitate hydratase 2/2-methylisocitrate dehydratase has product MLEAYRKHVEERAAEGIVPKPLDAEQVAALVELLKTPPQGEEEFILDLFVNRIPPGVDEAAYVKAGFLTAVAKDEAQSPLISREKAAELLGTMQGGYNIEPLVSFLDDELLAPIATEALKHTLLMFDAFHDVEEKAKAGNTFAQAVLQSWADAEWFLKKPKLDDKVTLTVFKVTGETNTDDLSPAPDAWSRPDIPLHALAMLKNEREGINPDDPGNVGPIKQIQALEEKGHPLVYVGDVVGTGSSRKSATNSVLWFMGDDIPFVPNKRAGGFCLGGKIAPIFFNTMEDAGALPIELDVSKMHMGDVIDIYPHDGKVCKHGTDDVIATFKLKTDVLYDEVRAGGRIPLIIGRGLTDRARTALGLEPSEVFRRPVPVAESNKGFTLGQKMVGKACGVEGVRPGTYCEPKMTTVGSQDTTGPMTRDELKDLACLGFSADLVMQSFCHTSAYPKPVDVNTHHTLPDFIMNRGGVSLRPGDGIIHSWLNRMLLPDTVGTGGDSHTRFPLGISFPAGSGLVAFAAATGVMPLDMPESVLVRFKGEMKPGITLRDLVHAIPYYGIKQGLLTVEKAGKINEFSGRVLEIEGLEHLTVEQAFELSDASAERSAAGCTVKLSEESIAEYLNSNIVMLKWMISEGYGDRRTIERRIKAMEEWLANPELMSADEDAEYAHVVEIDLAEIDEPILCAPNDPDDARLLSEVQGTQIDEVFIGSCMTNIGHFRAAGKLLEKHKGELETRLWVAPPTKMDKDQLTEEGYYGIFGRAGVRIETPGCSLCMGNQARVAEKSTVMSTSTRNFPNRLGNGANVFLASAELSAVGAILGRIPTKEEYLEYAEQINATAADTYRYLNFHRMEHYTKKADTVIFQEPA; this is encoded by the coding sequence GTGCTTGAAGCCTACCGTAAACACGTCGAAGAGCGTGCCGCTGAAGGAATTGTCCCAAAACCTTTAGACGCAGAGCAGGTTGCTGCTTTGGTAGAATTACTAAAAACCCCACCTCAAGGTGAAGAAGAATTCATTCTTGATCTATTTGTTAACCGTATACCACCCGGTGTTGATGAAGCCGCTTACGTTAAAGCCGGTTTTCTGACGGCGGTAGCGAAAGATGAAGCCCAATCACCACTGATTTCTCGTGAAAAAGCCGCTGAGTTGCTTGGCACTATGCAAGGTGGTTATAACATTGAGCCATTAGTGAGCTTCTTAGACGATGAGTTACTGGCTCCTATTGCTACTGAAGCCTTAAAACACACATTATTAATGTTTGATGCATTCCATGATGTTGAAGAGAAAGCCAAAGCGGGCAATACCTTTGCTCAAGCGGTTCTTCAATCTTGGGCCGATGCGGAATGGTTCCTGAAAAAGCCAAAACTTGATGATAAAGTGACGTTAACGGTCTTTAAAGTAACCGGCGAAACCAACACCGATGACTTGTCTCCGGCTCCGGATGCATGGTCACGTCCAGATATTCCTCTGCATGCATTAGCGATGCTCAAAAATGAGCGTGAAGGCATCAATCCTGATGATCCGGGCAATGTCGGCCCTATCAAGCAAATTCAAGCTTTAGAAGAAAAAGGCCATCCACTGGTTTATGTGGGTGATGTGGTGGGGACCGGGTCATCTCGTAAATCTGCTACTAACTCAGTATTGTGGTTTATGGGTGATGACATTCCATTCGTGCCAAACAAACGTGCTGGTGGTTTCTGTTTAGGTGGTAAAATTGCCCCGATCTTCTTCAATACTATGGAAGATGCTGGTGCGCTCCCGATTGAACTCGACGTCTCCAAAATGCACATGGGTGACGTGATTGATATTTATCCTCACGACGGCAAAGTTTGCAAACACGGCACTGATGATGTGATTGCGACTTTCAAACTGAAAACCGATGTGTTGTACGATGAAGTTCGTGCTGGTGGTCGTATTCCATTGATCATTGGTCGTGGTTTAACCGACCGAGCTCGTACCGCATTAGGTTTGGAACCCTCTGAAGTTTTCCGCCGTCCTGTCCCTGTGGCTGAGTCCAATAAAGGCTTTACTTTAGGACAAAAAATGGTGGGTAAAGCCTGCGGTGTTGAAGGCGTTCGCCCTGGCACTTATTGCGAACCTAAAATGACGACGGTGGGCTCGCAAGATACCACTGGGCCAATGACTCGTGATGAGCTTAAAGACCTTGCCTGCCTAGGTTTCTCGGCTGATCTTGTAATGCAGTCTTTTTGTCATACCTCGGCTTATCCAAAACCCGTTGACGTGAATACGCACCATACGCTACCTGATTTCATTATGAATCGTGGTGGGGTGTCGCTTCGCCCTGGTGACGGTATTATCCACTCATGGTTAAACCGCATGTTACTGCCTGATACAGTAGGAACTGGTGGCGACTCACATACTCGCTTCCCATTAGGGATTTCCTTCCCTGCTGGCTCTGGTTTGGTCGCTTTTGCGGCAGCAACGGGGGTTATGCCACTTGATATGCCTGAGTCTGTTTTAGTTCGCTTTAAAGGTGAAATGAAGCCCGGTATTACACTGCGTGATTTGGTGCATGCGATTCCTTACTACGGCATCAAACAAGGTCTCTTAACGGTTGAAAAAGCCGGTAAGATCAATGAATTCTCTGGTCGTGTACTGGAAATTGAAGGCCTTGAACACCTAACGGTTGAGCAAGCGTTTGAGCTTTCCGATGCTTCAGCGGAACGTTCTGCTGCGGGCTGTACGGTGAAGCTTTCTGAAGAATCCATTGCCGAATACTTAAACTCTAACATCGTGATGTTGAAGTGGATGATCTCTGAAGGTTATGGCGATCGTCGTACCATTGAGCGTCGCATTAAAGCGATGGAAGAGTGGTTAGCGAACCCTGAGCTAATGAGCGCTGATGAAGACGCTGAATACGCTCATGTGGTTGAAATTGACTTAGCCGAAATCGATGAGCCAATTCTATGTGCGCCGAATGATCCTGACGATGCTCGTTTGCTGTCAGAGGTTCAAGGTACACAGATTGATGAAGTGTTTATTGGGTCTTGTATGACTAACATTGGCCACTTCCGCGCAGCGGGTAAACTTTTGGAAAAACATAAAGGTGAGCTCGAAACCCGTTTATGGGTTGCGCCGCCAACCAAGATGGATAAAGACCAACTGACGGAAGAAGGTTACTACGGCATCTTTGGTCGCGCTGGGGTGCGTATTGAAACTCCGGGATGTTCATTGTGTATGGGTAACCAAGCGCGTGTTGCTGAGAAATCAACGGTCATGTCGACGTCAACTCGTAACTTCCCGAACCGTTTAGGTAATGGGGCGAATGTTTTCTTGGCTTCGGCTGAGTTGTCAGCGGTTGGCGCTATTTTAGGCCGTATTCCAACCAAAGAGGAATACCTAGAGTATGCTGAGCAAATCAATGCGACGGCGGCGGATACCTATCGCTATCTTAACTTCCATCGTATGGAGCACTATACCAAGAAAGCGGATACAGTGATCTTCCAAGAGCCTGCATAA
- a CDS encoding HopJ type III effector protein has translation MELNEFLHQIRTEPLSVEFEQTIAVIDANYTFTPTAFKNGELDNEAGQNNGSCKILAFARQHDLTQAQTLACFGHYYRQDVLAHPENTDHQNIRNFIIHGWDGVVFEGIALSPMH, from the coding sequence ATGGAATTAAATGAATTTTTACACCAAATAAGAACAGAGCCGTTATCGGTAGAATTTGAACAAACCATAGCGGTTATTGATGCTAATTACACATTTACCCCGACGGCCTTTAAAAATGGTGAGTTAGATAATGAGGCGGGTCAAAATAATGGCTCATGTAAAATTTTAGCTTTTGCTCGCCAGCATGATTTAACTCAAGCGCAGACTTTAGCGTGTTTTGGTCATTATTATCGACAAGATGTATTAGCCCACCCAGAAAACACCGATCACCAAAATATCCGAAATTTTATTATTCATGGTTGGGATGGTGTGGTGTTTGAAGGTATTGCTTTATCGCCAATGCACTAA
- a CDS encoding TIGR04211 family SH3 domain-containing protein has product MKKLLSFVLLACFFAPMTYASEFYISDKLFTYVHSGPSNDYRIIGSVNAGEKIKLLSNNKATGFSQIIDANGRKGWVESKYVTQEVSMSIRLPQLEKELTTVKEQLSHARETSDTEKAGLVSSLELSKKQITDLETNYRNINQQLIDSQEEVRALRAKIDTQKEDLLLRYFMYGGGVAGLGLLFGLILPHIIPRRKRNPGGWA; this is encoded by the coding sequence GTGAAAAAGCTTCTTAGCTTCGTATTATTGGCATGTTTTTTTGCCCCAATGACCTACGCGAGTGAATTCTACATTTCAGATAAACTTTTTACTTATGTACACTCTGGCCCTAGCAATGATTACCGAATTATTGGCAGCGTCAACGCAGGAGAGAAAATTAAACTTCTTTCTAATAATAAAGCCACTGGGTTTAGTCAAATCATCGACGCCAATGGTCGTAAAGGCTGGGTAGAAAGTAAATACGTTACTCAAGAAGTCAGTATGTCGATTCGCTTACCACAGCTTGAAAAAGAGCTCACTACGGTGAAAGAGCAATTGAGTCATGCTCGAGAAACATCGGATACTGAAAAAGCAGGCTTAGTCAGTTCTCTGGAATTGAGTAAAAAACAAATTACTGACTTAGAAACCAACTATCGTAATATCAATCAACAACTCATCGATTCACAAGAAGAAGTTCGTGCCCTGCGTGCGAAAATTGATACTCAAAAAGAAGACTTGTTGCTACGTTACTTTATGTACGGCGGTGGTGTGGCTGGCTTAGGTTTACTCTTTGGTCTGATCCTGCCTCATATTATTCCACGTCGTAAGAGAAACCCTGGCGGCTGGGCTTAA
- a CDS encoding inorganic phosphate transporter, with amino-acid sequence MDILANYGTILILVAAFFGFLMAVGIGANDVANAMGTSVGSKALTVKQAIVIAMIFEFAGAYLAGGEVTDTIRKGVIDTSYFASQPDVLVYGMMASLLAAGTWLLLASYMGWPVSTTHSIIGAIIGFACVSVGTEGVDWHSVQGIVGSWIVTPFIAGIFAYGIFVSAQRLIFDTENPLLNAKRFVPVYMFITTMVIALVTIKKGLKHVGLHLTHGEAWLYSAGISGLVMVCGYLYINRRFASHKEDRSFSGVESIFSVLMVITACAMAFAHGSNDVANAIGPLSAVVATVENLGQLTAKSTIAWWILPLGGVGIVVGLATMGHKVMATVGTGITELTPSRGFAAQLATASTVVLASGTGLPISTTQTLVGAVLGVGFARGIAALNLGVVRNIVASWIITLPAGAVLAIVFFYALQGLFG; translated from the coding sequence ATGGATATCCTCGCTAACTACGGCACTATTTTAATTTTAGTTGCAGCGTTTTTTGGTTTCCTAATGGCTGTTGGTATTGGTGCAAATGATGTTGCCAATGCCATGGGCACATCTGTTGGTTCAAAAGCACTAACAGTTAAACAAGCGATTGTTATCGCAATGATTTTTGAATTCGCAGGGGCTTACCTTGCGGGCGGTGAAGTCACCGACACAATCCGTAAAGGGGTCATCGATACGTCTTACTTCGCCTCTCAACCTGACGTCTTAGTCTACGGTATGATGGCGTCATTATTGGCTGCAGGTACTTGGCTTCTTTTAGCCTCATACATGGGCTGGCCAGTATCAACGACTCACTCTATTATTGGTGCTATTATTGGTTTTGCTTGCGTTTCTGTTGGTACAGAGGGCGTAGACTGGCACTCTGTTCAAGGAATCGTTGGTAGTTGGATCGTCACCCCCTTTATTGCTGGTATTTTTGCCTATGGTATTTTTGTTAGTGCCCAACGACTGATCTTTGATACCGAAAACCCGTTACTCAATGCTAAACGCTTTGTTCCGGTATATATGTTTATTACCACTATGGTTATCGCTCTAGTAACCATCAAAAAAGGTCTTAAACATGTCGGATTACATCTAACTCATGGCGAAGCTTGGCTATACTCTGCCGGTATTTCTGGTCTAGTTATGGTTTGTGGTTATCTTTATATCAATAGAAGATTTGCGAGCCACAAAGAAGATCGTAGCTTTTCTGGTGTAGAAAGCATTTTCAGTGTCTTAATGGTTATTACCGCTTGTGCGATGGCTTTTGCTCACGGTTCTAACGACGTAGCAAATGCTATTGGGCCTCTTTCTGCGGTTGTGGCTACGGTTGAGAATCTAGGTCAACTGACAGCTAAAAGTACAATTGCATGGTGGATTCTTCCATTAGGCGGTGTCGGTATTGTAGTCGGTCTAGCTACTATGGGCCATAAAGTAATGGCGACGGTCGGTACTGGTATTACCGAATTGACGCCAAGCCGTGGTTTTGCCGCTCAGCTAGCAACCGCTTCAACCGTAGTATTGGCTTCAGGTACAGGCTTACCAATTTCAACCACTCAAACCTTAGTGGGTGCGGTATTAGGTGTTGGCTTTGCTCGTGGTATTGCGGCACTAAACTTAGGTGTAGTACGTAACATTGTGGCTTCTTGGATCATCACCCTACCTGCTGGTGCGGTGTTAGCCATTGTATTCTTCTACGCTCTTCAAGGTTTATTTGGTTAA
- a CDS encoding TIGR00153 family protein produces the protein MPVNTIMGLFAKSPIKPLQEHVVCVNECCSQLIPFFEHCLKSDWDTANQIREDISRLEREADVLKREIRLKLPRGLFMPVDRTDMLELLTQQDKLANLAKDIAGRVIGRQLEIPSQIQESFLAYVSRCLDAAKQAQEVIHELDELLETGFKGREVTLVAEMINQLDEIEDDTDSMQIALRQELMAIESKYNPIDVVFLYKILEWVGGIADQAQRVGARLEVMLSRS, from the coding sequence ATGCCAGTAAATACAATTATGGGGTTATTTGCAAAGTCCCCTATTAAGCCTTTGCAAGAACACGTTGTATGTGTAAATGAATGTTGCTCACAACTGATCCCTTTTTTCGAACATTGTTTAAAGAGTGACTGGGATACAGCGAATCAAATTCGTGAAGATATCTCGCGTCTAGAGCGCGAAGCAGATGTATTAAAACGAGAAATTCGTCTAAAGCTGCCACGCGGTCTATTTATGCCAGTTGATCGTACCGATATGCTTGAGCTGTTAACTCAACAAGATAAGCTTGCCAACCTTGCTAAAGATATTGCAGGCCGCGTTATCGGACGACAATTAGAGATTCCTTCACAAATTCAAGAAAGCTTTCTAGCCTATGTTTCTCGTTGTCTTGATGCCGCTAAACAAGCGCAAGAAGTAATTCATGAACTTGATGAATTACTAGAAACCGGCTTTAAAGGTCGTGAAGTAACCCTTGTTGCTGAAATGATTAATCAACTAGATGAAATTGAAGATGATACTGACTCGATGCAAATTGCATTACGTCAGGAATTAATGGCGATTGAATCTAAATACAATCCGATTGATGTTGTATTTTTATACAAAATTCTTGAATGGGTTGGTGGTATTGCCGATCAAGCACAGCGTGTTGGTGCTCGTTTGGAAGTGATGTTGTCTCGTTCATAA